The following coding sequences are from one Granulicella sp. L56 window:
- the rseP gene encoding RIP metalloprotease RseP, with the protein MSTVIQLAIVLGIMVLVHELGHFIVAKLCRVRVEVFSIGFGTRLFGFKRGDTDYRLSLLPLGGYVKMSGEMPGETKSDDPGELENHPRWQRVLIALAGPFFNFLLAIALMTGVYMVHNEVQAYLNGPAHVDYVSLNTPAARTGIQSGDTVVHYDTVENPTWDQLAIRSLLNLNQNIAFSYVHNGQRTNTKFFVEAKGGAENFALDDLGLTPLMQDAPIQVSSLDGEEKLPAVRAGMKPGDQLESIDGIHLHSVYSLHAYLQDNGGKPVSLVIGRNGATLPINLTPVLGDAGDGTKYYQLGFLPVPPPVKVERLPFGQAVVASWKFNKKGSMLIVEVLKRMFTRQVSVRSLSGPIGIGQQIHEAVGMPGWMPIIGLMAYISLNLGIFNLLPIPILDGGMILFLIIESIIRRDVNQQFKERVYQVAFVCIILFAAFVIFNDITKLSLFTKVKP; encoded by the coding sequence ATGTCGACAGTCATTCAGCTTGCCATCGTCCTTGGCATCATGGTTCTGGTGCACGAACTCGGGCACTTTATCGTCGCCAAGCTCTGCCGCGTGCGCGTCGAAGTCTTCTCCATCGGCTTCGGCACCCGCCTCTTCGGCTTCAAGCGTGGCGACACCGACTACCGCCTCAGCCTTCTCCCCCTTGGCGGCTACGTCAAGATGTCGGGTGAGATGCCCGGCGAGACCAAGAGCGACGATCCCGGCGAACTGGAGAACCATCCCCGCTGGCAGCGCGTCCTCATCGCCCTTGCTGGCCCCTTTTTCAACTTCCTGCTCGCCATCGCCTTGATGACCGGCGTCTACATGGTTCACAACGAGGTGCAGGCTTACCTCAACGGACCGGCCCACGTCGATTACGTCTCCCTCAATACCCCTGCCGCGCGCACCGGCATTCAGAGCGGCGACACCGTCGTCCACTACGACACTGTCGAAAACCCGACATGGGACCAGTTAGCCATCCGCTCCCTGTTGAACCTCAACCAGAACATCGCCTTCTCCTACGTCCACAACGGCCAGCGAACCAATACCAAATTCTTCGTTGAAGCTAAAGGTGGCGCGGAGAATTTCGCTCTCGACGATCTGGGTTTGACCCCTCTCATGCAGGACGCGCCGATTCAGGTCAGCAGCCTCGACGGCGAGGAGAAGCTTCCGGCCGTACGCGCCGGAATGAAGCCCGGAGACCAGTTAGAATCCATCGACGGAATCCATCTTCACTCCGTCTATTCCCTGCACGCCTACCTGCAGGACAACGGCGGCAAGCCGGTCTCTCTCGTGATCGGCCGTAACGGAGCCACTCTTCCTATCAACCTCACTCCAGTCCTCGGAGATGCAGGAGACGGTACAAAGTATTACCAACTCGGCTTCCTCCCCGTTCCGCCTCCAGTCAAGGTTGAGCGCCTTCCCTTCGGACAAGCTGTAGTCGCCTCTTGGAAGTTCAACAAGAAAGGCTCCATGCTGATCGTCGAAGTCCTCAAGCGCATGTTCACGCGCCAGGTCTCGGTGCGCAGCCTGAGCGGTCCCATTGGCATCGGCCAGCAGATCCACGAGGCCGTCGGCATGCCCGGCTGGATGCCTATTATTGGCCTGATGGCCTACATTTCGCTTAATCTAGGCATCTTCAACCTGCTGCCCATCCCCATCCTTGACGGCGGCATGATCCTCTTCCTCATCATCGAGAGCATCATTCGCCGCGACGTCAATCAGCAGTTCAAAGAGCGTGTCTACCAGGTGGCCTTCGTCTGCATCATCCTCTTCGCAGCCTTCGTCATCTTCAACGACATCACCAAGCTTTCCCTCTTCACCAAAGTCAAACCGTAA
- a CDS encoding IS481 family transposase, producing the protein MDYHHHARLRVHGREPMCRAVVEGRLGLCEASAEHKISRQTAAKWVRRYREGGMAALADRSSRPHRVRHPVCSEQIVRVESLRRERWTGVRIAQATGLSRATVSRILQRLRLNKARHLEPYVPVVRYEHDAPGDLLHLDIKKFARIVKAGHRITGDPRDETRGAGWEFLYVAIDDHSRIAYTALYPDETANSSAAFLNEATTWFQRFGITTRRVLTDNGSCFYAHHFANACRDLGITHKRTRIYTPRTNGKAERFIQTVIREWAYARRYENSAERAASLKPWTHQYNWHRPHASLNQAPPISRSGLDVNNLLRHHS; encoded by the coding sequence ATGGACTATCACCATCATGCCCGTTTGAGGGTGCATGGTCGAGAGCCGATGTGTCGTGCTGTGGTGGAGGGGCGGCTGGGCTTGTGCGAGGCGTCAGCCGAGCACAAGATCAGCCGCCAGACGGCGGCCAAGTGGGTCCGGCGGTATCGCGAGGGCGGCATGGCTGCTCTTGCCGACCGCAGCTCGCGTCCCCACCGGGTACGCCATCCAGTCTGTTCCGAGCAGATCGTTCGTGTGGAGAGCCTTCGCCGGGAACGCTGGACAGGCGTGCGGATCGCGCAGGCCACCGGGCTGAGCCGGGCTACGGTCAGCCGCATCCTTCAACGGCTCAGGCTCAACAAGGCGCGGCATCTGGAGCCATACGTGCCCGTGGTGCGCTATGAGCATGACGCTCCGGGCGACCTGCTGCACCTCGACATCAAGAAGTTCGCCCGCATCGTCAAGGCTGGCCATCGCATCACCGGAGATCCGCGCGACGAGACCCGCGGCGCAGGCTGGGAGTTCCTCTACGTCGCCATCGACGACCACTCGCGCATCGCCTACACGGCGCTCTATCCGGACGAGACAGCCAACTCGTCAGCCGCCTTCCTCAACGAAGCCACAACCTGGTTCCAGCGCTTCGGCATCACCACCCGGCGCGTGCTCACCGACAACGGGTCCTGCTTCTACGCGCACCACTTCGCCAACGCATGCCGCGATCTCGGCATCACTCACAAGCGAACTCGCATCTACACGCCGCGCACCAACGGAAAGGCCGAGCGCTTCATCCAAACAGTCATCCGGGAATGGGCCTACGCTCGCAGATACGAGAACTCCGCCGAGCGCGCAGCCTCACTCAAACCATGGACCCACCAGTACAACTGGCACAGGCCGCATGCTAGCCTCAACCAGGCACCACCAATCAGCCGTTCAGGACTCGATGTCAACAACCTGTTGAGACACCACAGCTAA
- a CDS encoding DHH family phosphoesterase, giving the protein MNCRIFYHDKCFDGACSASVFTRFHKECIGGGDQYDYRGLVHRAGALFDEGEFVDGENAIVDFKYSASPKVTWWFDHHLSAFLTPDDQKDFERGQTDGSERMRKFYDPNYISCTSLIADIAQLNFGFDTAPLGELIKWANIVDGAKYESAQAAVEMAAPAMKLTMVIESSTDDNLVQRLIPLLTEMPLQAVLDQEFVQVLLGPLMERHRAAIELIRSRATVDKGVITFDITDQPTEGYNKFIPYYLLPEGTYNVGLSKSSFRTKVSVGTNPWTKKTSDELANLAAICERYGGGGHARVGAISFPPDSEDEARKAVGEIVAELQASA; this is encoded by the coding sequence TTGAATTGCCGGATTTTTTATCACGATAAATGTTTCGATGGGGCCTGCTCGGCGTCGGTGTTTACGCGATTTCATAAAGAGTGCATCGGCGGCGGCGACCAATATGACTATCGAGGGCTGGTGCATCGGGCGGGAGCGCTGTTCGATGAGGGCGAGTTTGTCGATGGCGAGAATGCGATTGTCGATTTTAAATATTCAGCTTCGCCCAAGGTGACGTGGTGGTTCGATCATCACCTGAGCGCGTTTCTTACGCCGGATGACCAGAAGGATTTTGAGCGGGGACAGACCGACGGCTCTGAGCGGATGCGGAAGTTTTATGACCCGAACTATATTTCGTGCACAAGCCTGATCGCCGATATCGCGCAGCTCAATTTCGGGTTTGACACAGCGCCTCTGGGGGAGCTGATCAAGTGGGCAAACATCGTCGATGGTGCAAAGTACGAGAGCGCGCAGGCTGCCGTGGAGATGGCTGCTCCGGCGATGAAATTGACCATGGTGATTGAGAGTTCTACTGACGACAATCTGGTGCAGCGACTGATTCCGCTGCTGACAGAGATGCCGTTACAGGCGGTGCTCGATCAGGAGTTTGTGCAGGTGCTGTTGGGACCGTTGATGGAGCGCCACCGGGCTGCGATTGAACTGATTCGTTCGCGGGCGACGGTGGACAAGGGCGTGATCACGTTCGACATTACCGATCAGCCTACGGAGGGATACAACAAATTTATTCCCTACTATTTACTTCCCGAGGGGACGTACAACGTGGGATTGAGCAAGTCCAGTTTCAGGACGAAGGTCTCTGTGGGAACGAATCCGTGGACGAAGAAGACGTCCGATGAGTTGGCAAATCTTGCGGCGATCTGCGAGCGTTATGGCGGGGGCGGCCATGCTCGGGTGGGGGCGATCAGTTTCCCTCCTGACAGTGAGGACGAGGCGCGGAAGGCTGTTGGAGAGATTGTGGCTGAGTTGCAGGCTTCAGCGTAA
- a CDS encoding Na+/H+ antiporter, giving the protein MPSGTGLHALETVILLLLIMVAVFAVIAHRLKVPYPIVLVLAGLVISFVPHMPRVPLDPSLVFLIFLPPLLYSAAWGTSWREFRHNLVLISLLAVGLVGFTVWGVAVVSEHFITALDWKAGFLLGAVVATTDAIAATSIARSIGLPRRIVDILEGESLLNDATGLLALELGLSIIMRGETPSVGGGILRLLYLIVGGVGVGLLIGVVVGWLEKFIDDGPVEIVVSVVVPYAAYLAGEHIRASGVLAVVACGLYLSRKSATFFSPGVRIQVMGVWDALTFILNGLVFVLIGLQLPYVLAGIRGAYGMVTLLEYGAIFSVILIVLRVVWVFPAVKMAYLLRRWSGHGEKPPGARDVFVIGWTGMRGVVALAAAISVPEVLGDGRTFGPRNLIVFLAFCVILVTLVVQGLTLPSLIRVLGLAGATGMSVEEREARKIALQEAIAYLEEGRKNCGDAYFHAFDDLLDRYQHRLAEVESGHGEDAHGHGSQTYRQVIEAGEGAVQAERRAIIRLRDEGRISDDVLRTMEREFDLEESRYQVARL; this is encoded by the coding sequence GGTGATTCTGCTGCTGCTGATTATGGTGGCGGTGTTTGCGGTGATAGCGCACCGGTTGAAGGTGCCTTATCCGATTGTGCTGGTGTTGGCGGGGCTGGTCATTAGTTTTGTTCCGCACATGCCACGGGTACCGCTGGATCCCAGCCTTGTGTTCCTGATCTTTCTGCCGCCGCTGCTTTACTCGGCGGCGTGGGGTACGTCGTGGCGGGAGTTTCGCCATAACCTTGTGCTGATCTCGCTGCTGGCGGTGGGGCTGGTGGGCTTCACGGTGTGGGGCGTCGCTGTAGTTTCCGAGCACTTTATTACCGCACTGGACTGGAAGGCTGGATTTCTGCTGGGCGCAGTGGTAGCGACGACCGATGCGATTGCGGCGACTTCCATTGCGCGGTCGATTGGGCTGCCGCGGCGCATTGTCGACATTCTGGAGGGAGAGAGCCTGCTGAACGATGCGACGGGCCTGCTGGCGCTCGAACTTGGGTTGAGCATCATTATGCGGGGCGAGACGCCGTCGGTGGGTGGCGGAATTCTCCGGCTGCTGTATCTGATCGTCGGTGGTGTTGGGGTCGGTTTGCTGATCGGCGTAGTTGTGGGATGGCTGGAGAAGTTCATCGACGACGGGCCGGTAGAGATTGTGGTGAGCGTTGTTGTGCCCTATGCCGCCTATCTGGCAGGCGAGCATATACGCGCTTCTGGCGTGCTGGCGGTGGTGGCGTGCGGACTTTATCTGAGCCGTAAGAGTGCGACCTTCTTTTCGCCGGGTGTGCGCATTCAGGTGATGGGGGTATGGGACGCTTTGACCTTCATTCTGAATGGTCTGGTGTTCGTGCTGATTGGGTTGCAACTGCCTTATGTGCTGGCGGGCATTCGCGGCGCGTATGGCATGGTGACACTGCTGGAGTATGGCGCAATCTTCAGCGTGATTCTGATTGTGCTGCGGGTGGTCTGGGTCTTTCCTGCGGTGAAGATGGCTTATCTGCTGCGGCGATGGTCGGGCCATGGGGAAAAGCCGCCGGGTGCGCGTGATGTTTTTGTGATTGGGTGGACTGGGATGCGGGGCGTGGTGGCGTTGGCGGCGGCGATCTCGGTACCGGAGGTGCTGGGCGACGGAAGGACATTTGGGCCGAGAAACCTGATTGTGTTTCTGGCCTTTTGCGTGATTCTGGTGACGCTGGTCGTACAGGGGTTGACGTTGCCGTCGCTGATTCGTGTGCTTGGGTTGGCAGGGGCCACGGGAATGAGCGTGGAGGAGCGAGAGGCGCGCAAGATCGCGCTGCAAGAGGCGATTGCGTATCTGGAGGAGGGAAGGAAGAACTGTGGGGATGCGTACTTTCACGCCTTCGATGATCTGCTGGACCGGTACCAGCACCGGCTGGCGGAGGTCGAGTCGGGGCATGGGGAAGACGCTCATGGACATGGCTCGCAGACGTACCGGCAGGTAATTGAGGCTGGCGAAGGGGCGGTGCAGGCGGAACGGCGAGCGATCATTCGGCTGCGCGACGAGGGGCGCATCAGCGACGATGTTCTGCGAACGATGGAGCGGGAATTTGATCTGGAAGAGAGCAGATATCAGGTGGCGCGGCTGTAG